In Paenibacillus phoenicis, one genomic interval encodes:
- a CDS encoding anti-sigma factor family protein encodes MNCKEAQELFGLLRDLPEQHPQRLMLEQHLLGCESCAGEYQQWEECLDMLQYIPIEVTEEQAEAVNRRVMDRIYAESPWLAPDVKRGVTRRIRRRVVIWAASFLAIFVFSFGFLLMDHFTTDQKSAEPTTGILPAAVVVAGSESDTYEDFSIALTSVSRGIVEPFAVQMGPAYPQYWMYLSMGGMLLALFSWKGLRRTKR; translated from the coding sequence ATGAATTGTAAAGAGGCCCAAGAATTGTTCGGATTGTTACGGGACTTGCCCGAACAACACCCACAGCGGCTAATGCTGGAACAGCATCTTTTGGGCTGCGAGTCTTGCGCGGGCGAATACCAACAATGGGAAGAATGCCTGGACATGCTGCAGTACATACCGATCGAAGTGACAGAAGAGCAAGCGGAAGCGGTCAACCGGCGAGTGATGGACCGGATTTATGCCGAATCGCCTTGGCTGGCTCCCGATGTGAAGCGCGGCGTGACCCGTCGTATTCGGCGGCGGGTGGTGATTTGGGCCGCCAGCTTCCTTGCGATCTTCGTCTTTAGTTTTGGATTCCTGCTGATGGATCATTTTACGACGGACCAGAAAAGTGCCGAGCCGACGACCGGGATTCTCCCGGCCGCCGTTGTGGTAGCGGGATCGGAGTCGGATACGTATGAGGATTTCTCAATCGCCTTAACTAGCGTCTCGCGTGGGATTGTAGAGCCTTTTGCGGTACAAATGGGTCCGGCCTATCCGCAATATTGGATGTACCTGTCCATGGGCGGTATGCTGCTGGCACTCTTTTCCTGGAAAGGGCTGCGCCGAACCAAAAGATAA
- a CDS encoding RNA polymerase sigma factor: MTDSQMIREIKEGNTELYSELMRRYQRKILAFVYHMLKSAHLELLAEDLCSETFYKAFRSLHSFRELDASFSTWLYTIARNTVLSELRKQRNGNVPLEESGIIPVAPSEVAPEQAVLRNEKVGMVREAINNLPEKQRSALILREYDQLDYQEIANILGQSVSAVKSLLFRARSSVKSQLEPYFYEPIYEHYEGMKSR, encoded by the coding sequence ATGACGGATTCCCAAATGATTCGCGAAATTAAGGAAGGTAACACGGAACTGTACTCGGAGCTGATGCGAAGGTATCAGCGGAAGATTCTAGCTTTCGTGTATCACATGTTAAAGAGCGCTCATTTAGAGCTGCTTGCTGAAGATTTATGCTCGGAAACGTTCTATAAAGCATTTCGCAGCTTGCATTCCTTTAGAGAGCTGGATGCTTCTTTCTCAACCTGGTTGTATACGATTGCCCGTAACACGGTGCTCAGCGAGCTCCGCAAGCAACGAAACGGTAACGTCCCCTTGGAGGAAAGCGGGATTATTCCCGTAGCCCCAAGCGAAGTCGCCCCGGAGCAAGCGGTATTGCGGAACGAGAAAGTGGGCATGGTGAGAGAAGCAATCAACAATTTGCCGGAGAAGCAAAGGTCAGCTTTGATCTTGCGTGAATACGATCAATTGGATTACCAGGAGATCGCAAACATACTGGGACAAAGCGTCAGCGCCGTGAAGTCGCTATTGTTCCGGGCGCGCAGCAGTGTAAAGAGTCAGCTTGAACCCTACTTTTATGAACCCATCTACGAGCATTACGAAGGGATGAAAAGCAGATGA
- the thiE gene encoding thiamine phosphate synthase translates to MRKLLRTYLVLGSPNCRDHPLRVLEAALDGGVTLVQFREKGPGALTGEPLRALAVQLLAACRRRGVPFLVNDDVELALAIGADGVHVGQEDEAAAQVRARIGDRILGVSAHTFAEAEAAVRHGADYLGIGPIYPTASKADAKAPQGPAILRELRDRGITLPLVGIGGITAETAGDVIRAGADGVAVISAITLADDVRQAAAQLYATTDAGTSTT, encoded by the coding sequence ATGCGCAAGCTGCTGCGCACGTATCTGGTCCTTGGCAGCCCGAACTGCCGCGATCATCCGCTCCGCGTATTGGAGGCGGCGTTGGACGGCGGCGTGACGCTGGTGCAGTTCCGCGAGAAAGGACCGGGAGCGCTCACCGGGGAGCCGCTGCGGGCGCTTGCCGTCCAACTGCTGGCCGCATGCCGCCGGCGGGGCGTGCCGTTCCTCGTCAATGACGACGTGGAACTGGCCCTTGCGATCGGTGCCGACGGCGTTCACGTCGGCCAGGAGGACGAGGCGGCCGCGCAGGTCCGCGCCCGGATCGGCGACCGCATTCTCGGCGTCTCCGCGCACACGTTCGCCGAGGCGGAGGCCGCCGTGCGGCATGGCGCCGATTACCTCGGCATCGGGCCGATCTACCCCACGGCCTCGAAGGCGGACGCCAAAGCGCCGCAAGGGCCGGCGATTCTCCGCGAGCTTCGCGACCGCGGGATCACCTTGCCGCTGGTTGGCATCGGCGGCATTACGGCCGAAACAGCCGGCGACGTGATTCGCGCCGGTGCCGATGGCGTTGCCGTGATCTCCGCCATAACCTTGGCGGATGACGTCCGCCAAGCCGCTGCGCAGTTATACGCGACAACGGATGCCGGCACAAGCACAACTTGA